One genomic region from Streptomyces sp. NBC_00457 encodes:
- a CDS encoding FHA domain-containing protein FhaB/FipA, translating into MSELTLTVMRLGFLAVLWLFVIVAVQVIRSDLFGTRVTQRGSRREAGRQQQAAARQAAPPQQRQQPATGGRRGRNAPTKLVVSEGTLTGTTVALQGQTITLGRAHDSTIVLDDDYASSRHARIYPDRDGQWIVEDLGSTNGTYLDRSRLTTPTPIPLGAPIRIGKTVIELRK; encoded by the coding sequence ATGTCAGAGCTGACCCTCACGGTCATGCGGCTGGGTTTCCTGGCCGTACTGTGGCTGTTCGTGATCGTGGCCGTGCAGGTCATCCGCAGCGACCTGTTCGGAACGCGTGTCACGCAGCGCGGCTCACGGCGGGAAGCGGGCCGGCAGCAGCAGGCCGCCGCCCGTCAGGCGGCGCCTCCGCAGCAGCGCCAGCAACCCGCCACCGGCGGTCGCAGGGGCCGTAACGCCCCGACGAAGCTCGTCGTGTCCGAGGGCACCCTCACCGGCACGACCGTCGCGCTGCAGGGCCAGACCATCACCCTGGGCCGGGCGCACGACAGCACGATCGTGCTGGACGACGACTACGCCTCCAGCCGCCATGCCAGGATCTATCCGGACCGCGACGGCCAGTGGATCGTCGAGGACCTGGGCTCCACCAACGGCACGTACCTGGACCGGTCCCGGCTGACGACCCCCACACCGATCCCGCTGGGCGCGCCGATCCGCATCGGCAAGACCGTCATCGAGCTGCGGAAGTAG
- a CDS encoding FhaA domain-containing protein — protein MGVLKKFEQRLEGLVNGTFAKVFKSEVQPVEIAGALQRECDNNATIWNRDRTVVPNDFIVELSTPDFERLSPYSGQLGDELAGMVRDYAKQQRYTFMGPIKVNLEKADDLDTGLYRVRSRTLASSTDQQAPAGAPAAPPAAGRPGGGYGYPQPAAPAGAPPMPAAPPPGGRPGGYGYPQPAGGQRPAAPAAGGRTRYWIEINGTRHQISRATLVLGRSTEADVRIDDPGVSRRHCEIRTGTPSTIQDLGSTNGIVVDGQHTTRATLRDGSRIVVGSTTIIYRQAEG, from the coding sequence ATGGGAGTCCTGAAGAAGTTCGAGCAGCGTCTCGAAGGTCTGGTCAACGGCACCTTTGCCAAGGTCTTCAAGTCCGAGGTGCAGCCCGTGGAGATCGCGGGCGCGCTCCAGCGCGAGTGCGACAACAACGCCACCATCTGGAACCGCGACCGCACCGTCGTACCCAATGACTTCATCGTGGAACTGAGCACGCCCGACTTCGAGCGGCTCAGCCCCTACTCCGGCCAGCTCGGCGACGAGCTCGCCGGCATGGTGCGCGACTACGCCAAGCAGCAGCGCTACACCTTCATGGGCCCCATCAAGGTCAACCTGGAGAAGGCGGACGACCTCGACACCGGTCTGTACCGGGTGCGCAGCCGTACGCTCGCGTCCTCCACCGACCAGCAGGCCCCGGCAGGCGCCCCCGCGGCCCCGCCGGCCGCCGGACGCCCCGGCGGCGGGTACGGCTACCCGCAGCCCGCCGCGCCCGCGGGCGCCCCGCCCATGCCGGCCGCGCCGCCGCCCGGCGGCCGCCCCGGCGGTTACGGCTACCCGCAGCCCGCGGGCGGCCAGCGTCCCGCCGCCCCCGCGGCCGGCGGCCGCACCCGCTACTGGATCGAGATCAACGGCACCCGCCATCAGATCTCCCGCGCGACGCTGGTGCTGGGCCGCAGCACCGAGGCCGACGTGCGGATCGACGACCCCGGCGTCTCCCGCCGGCACTGCGAGATCCGGACCGGAACGCCCTCGACGATCCAGGATCTCGGGTCCACCAACGGCATCGTGGTGGACGGGCAGCACACCACCCGCGCTACGCTCCGCGACGGCTCGCGGATCGTCGTGGGCAGTACCACCATCATTTACCGGCAAGCCGAAGGGTGA
- a CDS encoding Stp1/IreP family PP2C-type Ser/Thr phosphatase: protein MSLSLRFAAGSHKGMIREGNEDSGYAGPRLLAIADGMGGAAAGEVASSEAISTIVALDDDVPGSDILTSLGTAVQRANDQLRAMVEEDPQLEGMGTTLTALLWTGQRLGLVHVGDSRAYLLRDGVLTQITQDHTWVQRLVDEGRITEEEATTHPQRSLLMRALGSGDHVEPDLSIREVRAGDRYLICSDGLSGVVSHQTLEDTLASYQGPQETVQELIQLALRGGGPDNITVIVADVLDLDTGDTLAGQLSDTPVVVGAVAENQHQLHDNGIMQTPAGRASGLGRQVPGQGGGEFGPPGSGDTTGYIPEGSFGDYTDDDFIKPRRRGRWLKRSLYGVLALAVIGGGLYGGWRWTQTQYYVGVNDEHVALYRGISQDLAWVSLSDVEKDHPEIELKYLPPYQQKLVEGTIAEGDLKQAQKKIDELAVQASACKKRSEQQATQSENNSKTGEGEAGGTTGTTRSSFTSKATPTPTNPPGTTAPNPSTSPTAPTPTPGPTLSEEEQKVVSQCGTQ from the coding sequence ATGAGTCTGTCTTTGCGCTTCGCCGCCGGATCGCACAAAGGCATGATCCGGGAAGGCAACGAGGACTCCGGATACGCCGGTCCCCGGCTGCTCGCCATCGCCGACGGCATGGGCGGCGCCGCGGCCGGCGAGGTAGCCTCCTCCGAGGCGATCTCCACGATCGTCGCCCTCGACGACGACGTCCCCGGCTCCGACATCCTCACCTCGCTCGGTACGGCCGTACAGCGCGCCAACGACCAGCTGCGCGCGATGGTCGAAGAAGACCCGCAGCTGGAGGGCATGGGGACCACCCTCACCGCCCTGCTGTGGACCGGGCAGCGGCTCGGTCTCGTCCACGTCGGCGACTCGCGCGCGTATCTGCTCCGCGACGGCGTCCTCACTCAGATCACCCAGGACCACACCTGGGTGCAGCGGCTGGTCGACGAGGGCCGCATCACCGAAGAGGAAGCCACCACCCACCCCCAACGCTCCCTGCTGATGCGGGCGTTGGGCAGCGGCGACCACGTCGAGCCCGACCTCTCCATCCGCGAAGTCCGCGCGGGCGACCGCTACTTGATCTGCTCCGACGGCCTCTCCGGCGTCGTCTCCCACCAGACGCTCGAGGACACCCTCGCCAGCTACCAGGGCCCCCAGGAGACCGTGCAGGAGCTGATCCAGCTCGCGCTGCGCGGCGGCGGCCCCGACAACATCACCGTCATCGTCGCCGATGTCCTCGACCTGGACACCGGCGACACCCTCGCCGGGCAGCTCTCCGACACCCCGGTCGTGGTCGGCGCGGTCGCCGAGAACCAGCATCAGCTGCACGACAACGGCATCATGCAGACCCCGGCCGGACGCGCCTCAGGACTCGGCCGTCAGGTCCCCGGCCAGGGCGGCGGCGAGTTCGGCCCGCCCGGCTCCGGCGACACCACCGGCTACATCCCCGAGGGCAGCTTCGGGGACTACACCGACGACGACTTCATCAAGCCGCGGCGGCGCGGCAGGTGGCTGAAAAGATCCCTCTACGGCGTCCTCGCGCTCGCCGTCATCGGCGGCGGGCTCTACGGCGGCTGGCGCTGGACGCAGACGCAGTACTACGTCGGCGTCAACGACGAGCATGTCGCCCTGTACCGCGGCATCAGCCAGGACCTGGCCTGGGTCTCGCTGTCGGACGTGGAGAAGGACCACCCCGAGATCGAACTCAAGTACCTGCCGCCGTACCAGCAGAAGCTCGTCGAGGGCACGATCGCCGAGGGCGACCTGAAACAGGCCCAGAAGAAGATCGACGAACTGGCCGTGCAGGCGTCCGCGTGCAAGAAGCGGTCCGAGCAGCAGGCGACCCAGAGCGAGAACAACTCCAAGACCGGCGAGGGCGAGGCCGGAGGCACCACGGGAACCACCCGTTCCTCCTTCACGTCCAAGGCGACACCGACACCCACCAATCCGCCGGGGACTACGGCTCCGAATCCATCAACGTCCCCGACCGCACCGACCCCCACGCCCGGCCCGACTCTCTCGGAGGAAGAGCAGAAGGTCGTCTCGCAGTGCGGTACGCAGTAG